The following proteins come from a genomic window of Bacteroidota bacterium:
- a CDS encoding branched-chain amino acid transaminase, whose amino-acid sequence MPIKKSGTIWMNGKFVKWDNATIHVLSHVVHYGSSWFEGIRCYDTKKGSAIFQLRPHLERLYDSTKIYHTKIPYTIEILEEVTIKLIKNNKLKSCYIRPVVYRGYGEMGLNPLKNPVEVAIAVWEWSSYLGDESLETGVKACISSWQRLAPNTIPTMSKAGGNYLSSQLIKIEALENGFAEGIALDAYGNVSEGSGENIFLVKNGKVYTPSIADAILPGITRASVIQILKDEGIEIIETTIPREFLMIANEVFVTGTAAEITPVCCINHQTVDHGKPGKITRLVQEKYFDIIKNGNDPHGWLTFIK is encoded by the coding sequence ATGCCTATAAAAAAATCGGGAACGATTTGGATGAACGGAAAATTTGTAAAGTGGGACAATGCAACAATTCACGTACTGTCTCATGTTGTGCATTATGGTTCGAGCTGGTTCGAGGGTATCCGCTGCTACGATACTAAAAAAGGGTCGGCAATTTTTCAATTACGTCCACACCTCGAGCGCCTGTATGATTCAACAAAAATTTATCATACAAAAATTCCATACACCATCGAAATATTAGAAGAAGTTACAATAAAACTAATCAAAAATAACAAATTAAAAAGCTGTTATATCCGCCCTGTTGTTTATCGCGGTTACGGGGAGATGGGATTGAACCCGTTAAAAAATCCTGTAGAAGTAGCAATAGCAGTTTGGGAATGGAGTTCCTATTTAGGCGATGAGTCGTTAGAAACCGGTGTTAAAGCCTGTATATCGTCGTGGCAGCGGTTGGCACCAAATACAATCCCGACTATGTCGAAAGCTGGAGGGAATTATTTAAGTTCACAGTTGATAAAAATTGAAGCCCTCGAAAACGGTTTTGCTGAAGGTATTGCACTCGATGCATACGGTAATGTAAGCGAAGGGAGCGGCGAAAATATTTTCTTAGTTAAAAACGGAAAAGTTTATACCCCATCAATCGCCGATGCAATTTTACCTGGAATAACGCGCGCAAGTGTTATCCAAATTTTGAAAGATGAAGGTATCGAAATCATCGAAACGACAATCCCACGTGAGTTTTTAATGATTGCTAACGAAGTTTTCGTAACCGGCACAGCCGCCGAGATAACACCTGTTTGCTGTATCAACCACCAAACAGTTGACCACGGCAAACCCGGAAAAATTACACGTTTAGTGCAGGAAAAATATTTTGATATTATTAAAAACGGAAATGATC